One window from the genome of Leptospira broomii serovar Hurstbridge str. 5399 encodes:
- a CDS encoding cytochrome c3 family protein — translation MNKKALKLSVPLIAIAAVAYLIFSPSKYVGYSPDQPIPFNHKIHAGDNKVDCRYCHTGVETGAHATVPNTSTCMNCHSMVATQKPDIKYLIETYQKKQPLEWVKVHDLPDHVQFNHSRHIQRGVDCSQCHGNVAEMVKVKQVASLNMGYCVNCHRENNAPTDCSTCHR, via the coding sequence ATGAATAAGAAAGCTTTGAAACTTTCGGTTCCGCTCATTGCTATTGCAGCGGTGGCCTACCTGATCTTTTCTCCCTCCAAATACGTGGGCTATTCGCCAGACCAGCCTATACCCTTTAACCATAAGATACATGCCGGAGACAATAAGGTAGATTGCCGCTATTGTCATACGGGTGTGGAAACGGGAGCTCACGCAACCGTTCCTAACACATCGACGTGTATGAATTGTCACTCTATGGTGGCAACTCAGAAGCCCGACATTAAATATCTTATCGAAACTTACCAGAAGAAGCAACCTCTTGAGTGGGTTAAGGTTCATGATCTTCCCGATCATGTTCAGTTCAATCACTCCCGACACATTCAGCGCGGTGTAGACTGTTCCCAATGTCATGGCAACGTTGCCGAGATGGTAAAAGTCAAGCAAGTCGCGTCCTTGAATATGGGATACTGCGTGAATTGTCACCGGGAAAACAATGCTCCAACCGATTGTTCCACCTGCCACAGATAA
- a CDS encoding endonuclease/exonuclease/phosphatase family protein, whose amino-acid sequence MKRAKKNLKCDDRRRIFFQFPLIALSALIIMSSIAADDSPSNLTISSFNAMFLYDEKGDMGKFPVNRQARLPADFATIRTIVLQNSPDIIGFQEIENESAIRMVTNENYNCSATRTHGYSQEVGLCWKKSLPNPMLSELPQLSLRPGLRKGLMAEFSFPQGKLTVISVHLKAGKSAEDQSERQEQIKVLGEILERKKRFVLLGDFNENLKSKRSSWNMLKGERRLATANYKAKSNCWQHKKGFIDYLITDQEWKPGSFRQFKFKTDDGHYDGNPPEELRLSDHCPISGELVWQNDRSRRNSHSESKPE is encoded by the coding sequence ATGAAACGGGCAAAAAAAAATCTAAAATGCGACGATCGAAGACGAATATTTTTTCAATTTCCGCTGATTGCTCTTTCTGCCTTGATAATAATGTCCTCCATTGCCGCGGATGACTCTCCTTCCAACCTCACAATTTCCAGTTTTAATGCGATGTTCTTATACGATGAAAAGGGGGATATGGGTAAATTTCCGGTAAATCGGCAAGCGAGATTGCCTGCGGATTTCGCGACGATTCGGACGATAGTTCTGCAAAATTCTCCGGATATAATAGGATTTCAGGAAATCGAAAACGAGTCCGCGATCAGAATGGTTACCAACGAAAACTATAATTGCTCTGCCACCAGAACTCATGGATATTCCCAGGAAGTGGGCCTATGTTGGAAAAAATCGCTCCCGAATCCGATGTTAAGCGAATTGCCGCAACTTTCGCTCAGGCCAGGCTTAAGAAAAGGATTGATGGCTGAATTTTCTTTTCCGCAGGGAAAACTTACGGTGATTTCCGTTCATTTAAAGGCCGGTAAATCCGCCGAAGATCAGTCCGAACGCCAAGAGCAAATAAAGGTATTAGGAGAAATTTTAGAAAGAAAGAAAAGATTCGTCCTTTTAGGCGATTTTAACGAGAACTTAAAATCGAAGAGATCGTCTTGGAATATGCTGAAAGGAGAGCGTCGCTTAGCAACGGCCAACTATAAAGCGAAATCAAATTGTTGGCAGCATAAAAAAGGATTTATCGACTATCTGATCACAGATCAGGAATGGAAACCCGGAAGTTTTCGACAATTTAAATTCAAAACCGACGACGGACATTACGACGGGAATCCGCCTGAAGAACTAAGACTTTCCGATCATTGCCCAATTTCGGGGGAGCTGGTTTGGCAGAACGATCGAAGTCGGCGTAATTCCCATTCAGAATCAAAACCGGAGTAA
- a CDS encoding acetoacetate--CoA ligase, translating into MNEPIWNPNTEQIANSRMTNFQRFVEKKTGKSFLSYSELHSWSVTSSADFWGLLWQYAPVIHSHPYEEIFRKGKTFRDVRFFPGAKLNFAENLLRRKDDKLAIIYAGESGALEDLTFSELWRRVGALSEYFRSIGILPGDRIAGLMPNVPDTVVAMLSATAVGAVWSSCSPDFGAKGVLDRFGQIQPKVLITTDRYEFKGKNLPLSTIVKEISEQLTYLKVILVSTYPSVQNANSTEGLRNFPSIAMPLYDASKAFLGKSPRFEQLSFDHPVYIMYSSGTTGLPKCMVQGAGVFLNHWKELALHTDLNEEDRIFYYTTCGWMMWNWLVSALSIGATVQLFDGNPFYPDPGVLFKYATEKRTNVFGVGAKYILSLEKDKFRPTQNLSSLRTILSTGSPLPGYGFRYVYDSWKRDVRLSSISGGTDLNGCFALGNPNLPVYEGELQCLGLGMSVQIFDDAGNRMREGKGELVCTQPFPSMPLEFWNDTDGEKYRSAYFDVFPEIWRHGDFAEITEHGGMIVYGRSDATLNPGGVRIGTADLYSLLETIPEIADSVVIGQDWKDDVRVVLFLKMSQGKNLTPEFESFIRKEIKDKVSPRHVPSKILEVPDIPYTRNMKKVEIAVKRAVQQQPISNKDALFNPECLEFFSQIPDLQRD; encoded by the coding sequence ATGAACGAACCGATTTGGAACCCAAATACCGAACAGATTGCTAATTCCCGAATGACGAACTTCCAACGGTTTGTCGAAAAAAAAACGGGAAAATCATTCCTTAGCTATTCGGAATTGCATTCTTGGTCCGTAACTTCCTCCGCAGATTTTTGGGGACTTCTTTGGCAGTATGCTCCCGTCATTCATTCTCACCCTTACGAGGAAATTTTTCGCAAAGGTAAAACGTTTCGGGACGTAAGGTTTTTCCCTGGCGCGAAACTGAATTTTGCGGAAAATTTATTACGCAGAAAAGACGACAAGCTTGCAATTATTTATGCCGGAGAAAGCGGAGCCTTAGAAGATCTGACCTTTTCCGAACTCTGGCGGAGGGTAGGAGCCTTATCCGAGTATTTTAGATCCATAGGTATTTTGCCAGGCGATAGAATTGCGGGTCTGATGCCTAATGTTCCGGATACTGTCGTTGCGATGCTTTCCGCCACTGCAGTTGGAGCCGTCTGGTCATCCTGTTCTCCCGATTTCGGCGCCAAGGGCGTTCTAGATAGATTCGGGCAGATTCAGCCGAAAGTTTTAATAACGACGGATCGTTACGAGTTTAAGGGAAAGAATCTTCCATTATCAACAATCGTTAAGGAAATATCGGAACAACTTACATATCTGAAAGTTATCTTAGTATCGACCTATCCGTCCGTTCAGAATGCAAATTCTACAGAAGGATTACGAAACTTCCCCTCGATTGCGATGCCTCTCTATGATGCTTCAAAAGCGTTTTTAGGAAAAAGTCCGCGATTCGAGCAGCTTTCTTTCGATCATCCCGTTTATATAATGTATTCTTCCGGAACGACCGGACTCCCTAAATGTATGGTCCAGGGTGCAGGAGTATTTCTCAATCACTGGAAAGAACTCGCCCTACATACCGATCTAAACGAGGAGGATCGGATTTTTTATTATACGACCTGCGGATGGATGATGTGGAATTGGCTCGTCAGCGCTCTATCCATAGGAGCGACAGTTCAACTTTTTGATGGAAATCCTTTTTACCCTGACCCTGGTGTCTTATTTAAGTATGCTACCGAAAAGAGAACTAACGTTTTCGGAGTCGGAGCTAAATACATTTTAAGCCTGGAGAAGGACAAATTTCGGCCGACTCAAAATTTATCGTCCTTAAGGACGATTCTCTCCACCGGTTCTCCGCTACCAGGATACGGTTTTCGATACGTGTATGATTCCTGGAAAAGAGACGTTAGGCTTTCCTCGATCTCCGGAGGAACGGATTTAAACGGCTGTTTTGCATTAGGAAATCCGAATTTACCTGTTTATGAAGGTGAACTCCAATGTTTGGGACTCGGGATGTCGGTTCAAATTTTTGACGATGCGGGAAACCGAATGCGTGAAGGCAAGGGTGAATTGGTTTGCACTCAACCATTTCCTTCCATGCCTCTTGAGTTTTGGAATGATACCGATGGAGAAAAATATAGAAGCGCATATTTCGACGTTTTCCCTGAAATTTGGCGACACGGCGATTTTGCGGAAATTACCGAGCATGGAGGAATGATCGTCTACGGCCGATCCGATGCTACGCTAAATCCCGGAGGAGTCAGAATCGGCACTGCAGATTTATACAGTTTGCTCGAAACGATTCCTGAAATAGCCGATTCCGTCGTAATCGGACAGGATTGGAAAGATGATGTTCGGGTTGTCCTATTTTTAAAGATGAGCCAGGGTAAGAATCTAACTCCCGAATTTGAAAGTTTTATCCGGAAGGAGATCAAGGATAAAGTCTCTCCCCGGCATGTTCCTTCAAAAATACTAGAAGTGCCGGACATACCGTATACTAGAAATATGAAAAAGGTCGAAATTGCGGTTAAGCGGGCGGTCCAACAGCAACCGATTTCGAATAAGGATGCCCTTTTCAATCCTGAGTGCTTGGAATTCTTTTCTCAAATACCGGACTTACAACGGGATTGA
- a CDS encoding 6-carboxytetrahydropterin synthase — MFFQEAGKFYIRIEERFESSHFLYKYFPDGSDEPIHGHSFKVEVYLSGRKNIGKDGISFDFLTSKKKLRELVSELDHILINEHIDFRKINPTSENMARWFYSGLKESVSAADGRVERIVIHEGPENLAFFEPLQG, encoded by the coding sequence ATGTTTTTTCAAGAAGCAGGCAAATTCTATATCCGGATAGAGGAACGCTTTGAATCCTCACATTTTCTTTATAAATATTTCCCAGACGGCTCTGATGAGCCGATTCATGGCCATTCCTTTAAAGTGGAAGTTTATTTATCCGGAAGAAAGAATATAGGGAAAGACGGGATTAGTTTCGATTTTCTTACTTCCAAAAAGAAGCTTAGGGAGCTGGTCTCCGAATTGGACCATATTCTGATTAACGAACATATCGATTTTAGAAAAATCAACCCTACGTCGGAAAATATGGCTCGCTGGTTTTATAGCGGTCTCAAAGAAAGCGTGAGCGCAGCGGACGGGAGAGTGGAGAGAATTGTGATCCACGAAGGTCCGGAGAATCTGGCCTTTTTTGAACCTTTACAAGGTTAA
- a CDS encoding DUF1858 domain-containing protein, whose translation MSEAVKPRFYKEMTVGEAIALHPEAGLVFSSYHLGGCSHCSINELETIEQVCMGYGVEVEVLIESLNNLMEDGEE comes from the coding sequence ATGTCGGAAGCGGTCAAGCCAAGATTTTATAAGGAAATGACGGTGGGTGAAGCGATTGCTTTGCATCCGGAAGCCGGCCTCGTTTTTTCAAGTTACCACTTAGGCGGTTGTTCTCATTGTTCCATCAATGAACTGGAGACGATCGAACAAGTTTGCATGGGCTATGGTGTAGAAGTAGAAGTACTGATTGAGAGCCTAAACAATCTGATGGAAGACGGAGAAGAATAA
- the rodA gene encoding rod shape-determining protein RodA has protein sequence MMSDRSIDRIDYFLVISVVIVVLCSVLTLYSQEFNFDDQGSGLFAHKWARQFLYFLIGLVAMWFISRVNYQLIGSYALFIYLFVIFLLVLTLIPGIGYLPSGRGARSWLKIGPVGIQASEFAKLSTVILLGQYLVLREKEMKKITVLILPFVIVLVPMALILLQPDFGTAVSFLPILFTMLFLGGADYLHISSFLTLGGISLLIPMYVEYSRLTLLNDILAFLQRTGKTDLLSIVNRLGGKIWQVLDGKDIAGVNLTPKTLGSLREAVDQVIDLEASFVFKLLSNQGLLIGVGGTLIVLSVIMILLRIARGAKTLRTYYIPLGIVGISILSAVVVMKTVPFRENQVIRLTAFLNPDEFKQGAGYQLRASKPAVGSGKLVGKGFLNAEMTEGKIPHVPESSTDFIFASWAEQTGFIGSVFLLFFLFSIPLRGLQISYESKDRFGSLLASGIVALLFYHMAINIGIVLGLMPVTGIPLSFMSYGGSHLIMSMIAAGIILSIKMRKHAN, from the coding sequence ATGATGTCAGATAGATCCATCGATCGCATCGACTACTTTCTCGTGATCTCGGTAGTTATAGTCGTTTTATGCAGCGTACTTACTTTATATTCTCAGGAATTCAATTTCGACGACCAAGGATCAGGGTTGTTCGCTCATAAATGGGCGAGACAGTTTCTGTATTTTCTCATAGGGTTAGTCGCAATGTGGTTCATCTCTCGAGTGAACTACCAGTTGATCGGTTCGTATGCATTGTTCATTTACTTATTCGTAATATTCCTTCTTGTGCTTACTTTGATTCCGGGAATAGGTTATTTGCCTTCCGGTCGCGGAGCTCGTTCCTGGTTGAAAATCGGACCGGTTGGAATTCAGGCTTCGGAATTCGCTAAATTATCCACGGTAATTCTTCTCGGACAATATCTCGTGCTGAGAGAAAAGGAAATGAAGAAAATCACGGTTTTGATTCTTCCTTTCGTGATCGTGCTCGTTCCGATGGCGTTGATTCTTTTGCAGCCCGATTTCGGGACGGCAGTCTCTTTTCTTCCAATTTTATTCACAATGCTGTTCTTAGGCGGAGCTGACTATCTTCACATTAGTTCTTTCCTGACTTTGGGGGGAATTTCCTTGTTGATTCCTATGTATGTGGAGTATTCACGTTTGACTTTGTTAAACGATATTTTGGCCTTCTTGCAGAGGACTGGGAAAACGGATTTATTATCTATCGTAAACCGACTTGGGGGAAAGATTTGGCAGGTCCTTGACGGAAAAGATATCGCAGGCGTAAATCTAACGCCTAAGACGTTGGGCTCGTTACGAGAAGCCGTCGATCAGGTAATCGATTTAGAAGCGAGTTTTGTTTTTAAACTTTTGTCCAATCAGGGATTGTTGATCGGAGTAGGCGGGACTTTAATCGTACTGAGTGTAATCATGATTCTGCTCCGTATCGCTCGAGGCGCAAAAACTTTAAGAACGTATTATATTCCTCTCGGAATAGTCGGGATCAGCATCCTTTCCGCCGTTGTGGTTATGAAAACAGTTCCCTTTCGTGAAAATCAGGTAATTCGTTTAACGGCGTTCCTCAATCCGGACGAATTTAAGCAGGGAGCCGGTTATCAATTGCGCGCATCCAAACCGGCCGTCGGCTCCGGAAAGCTAGTAGGGAAAGGGTTCTTAAACGCGGAAATGACCGAAGGGAAAATTCCTCACGTTCCCGAATCAAGTACGGATTTTATTTTCGCCTCTTGGGCAGAACAGACCGGATTTATCGGTTCGGTCTTTTTACTTTTCTTCTTGTTTTCCATTCCTTTACGAGGCCTGCAGATCAGTTATGAAAGTAAGGACCGTTTCGGATCGTTACTCGCTTCGGGTATTGTTGCCTTACTTTTCTACCATATGGCGATTAATATCGGAATCGTCTTAGGGCTGATGCCCGTAACCGGGATTCCTTTATCATTCATGAGTTACGGAGGTTCGCACCTAATTATGTCGATGATCGCCGCCGGAATTATTCTTTCGATTAAGATGCGAAAACACGCAAACTGA
- the mrdA gene encoding penicillin-binding protein 2: protein MLGGSPTSTEFKLERSFRVRLYVFSGFVVFTLASFVIQLFNLQIVQGTNNSLKAEKFVRKSETIPAARGEMFDRNFLTPETSMALVSNYSSLDAVLNTSLLKYDPSKVRNFLHEFARTLSIPMSYYEEDLIEPRFSKNIKSKKPFVLLEAISKAQQERISVFDTISKYVILVPSPRRIYKMGPALAHVTGYIGKPSKTDLLTREIKSYQWLGKSGLELEYDDRLRGTDGFRIQKRSSEGNIEEERVVEHSTPGNNLILTIDKDIQIAAYKALKGARGTAIAMRPATGEVLAMASNPSFDPNVLSGKNRSERTAHYKRVDSNGGFLNLAIQSKFPPASTYKTLVALAALESGHKVDYTPETTYSCNGSFILKSTFAGVPDQVFLCWEKGGHGTNDLAHALQKSCSVYFYNLGYKLGSDPILTYSRLFGLDAKSNIDLPDEKQGFVPSSAWKKRTYGTKWFDGDTINLSIGQGFMSVTPLGMALFYAGLLNRGQIYQPYTVSEIRDPVDNSIINRTEPQILRDIPIQPSTVEAIKAGLRLVVKSGTASYVLNKPGLPDIAGKTGTAQTRRRGSSGSNHAWFVGYAPASAPVSEQVLIAVFVEYGIGGAAGAAPVAREMFRAAFPPGSFKRVVEAPEPGSPVLPEKSNDVR, encoded by the coding sequence GTGCTCGGAGGATCTCCCACATCCACAGAGTTTAAACTAGAGAGGAGCTTTCGAGTTCGTCTTTACGTATTTTCCGGTTTTGTGGTATTTACGTTGGCCTCCTTCGTGATCCAGCTTTTTAATCTGCAAATCGTTCAAGGGACGAATAATTCCTTAAAAGCTGAAAAGTTCGTTCGAAAGAGTGAGACGATTCCCGCAGCTCGCGGAGAAATGTTTGATCGGAATTTTCTTACTCCGGAGACTTCTATGGCACTGGTCTCCAATTATTCCAGTTTGGACGCCGTCTTAAATACGTCTCTTTTAAAATACGATCCTTCGAAAGTTCGAAATTTCTTGCATGAATTCGCTAGAACGCTTTCGATTCCGATGTCGTACTACGAAGAGGATTTGATAGAACCGAGATTCTCCAAGAATATTAAATCGAAAAAGCCCTTCGTTTTGCTTGAGGCGATCAGCAAGGCGCAACAGGAAAGGATTTCGGTATTCGATACGATTTCGAAATACGTAATTTTGGTCCCGTCGCCTCGACGCATCTACAAAATGGGTCCGGCTCTCGCGCATGTCACGGGATATATCGGGAAACCGTCCAAAACGGATCTTTTAACACGAGAGATTAAATCCTATCAATGGCTTGGGAAGAGCGGCTTGGAATTGGAATATGACGACAGATTGCGCGGAACAGACGGTTTTCGAATCCAAAAGCGCAGTTCCGAAGGCAATATAGAAGAAGAGAGAGTCGTGGAGCATTCGACTCCGGGGAACAACCTGATCCTCACGATCGATAAAGACATCCAGATCGCAGCTTATAAAGCGTTAAAGGGAGCGAGGGGAACGGCAATCGCGATGCGTCCTGCTACCGGGGAAGTATTGGCAATGGCTTCTAATCCCAGTTTTGATCCTAACGTTCTATCGGGCAAAAACCGGTCCGAACGAACGGCGCATTATAAACGCGTAGATTCGAACGGCGGATTTTTAAATTTAGCGATACAATCGAAATTTCCTCCCGCGTCCACATACAAAACGTTAGTTGCTTTAGCGGCGTTGGAGAGCGGTCATAAAGTGGATTACACTCCCGAGACCACATACAGTTGTAATGGAAGTTTTATATTAAAATCCACGTTTGCAGGAGTTCCCGATCAGGTTTTCCTATGTTGGGAAAAAGGCGGCCATGGAACAAATGATTTGGCACACGCACTACAAAAGTCCTGTTCGGTTTACTTTTATAATCTCGGCTACAAATTGGGATCCGATCCGATCCTAACGTATTCTCGTCTTTTCGGATTGGATGCAAAATCCAATATCGATCTTCCGGACGAAAAGCAAGGCTTTGTCCCTTCTTCGGCATGGAAGAAGAGAACGTATGGAACGAAATGGTTCGACGGGGATACGATCAATCTTTCCATAGGACAGGGCTTCATGTCCGTAACTCCACTGGGAATGGCGCTTTTTTACGCAGGTTTGCTTAATCGAGGACAAATCTATCAGCCCTATACCGTAAGTGAAATTCGAGATCCCGTAGATAATTCGATTATCAATCGCACTGAACCTCAGATATTAAGAGACATCCCGATCCAGCCTTCCACAGTCGAGGCCATTAAGGCAGGACTACGTTTGGTGGTCAAAAGCGGAACTGCGTCTTACGTTCTTAACAAACCCGGATTACCGGATATCGCCGGAAAAACGGGAACAGCCCAAACTAGAAGAAGAGGTTCGTCGGGATCGAATCATGCTTGGTTTGTAGGATATGCGCCTGCTAGTGCGCCCGTAAGCGAGCAGGTTTTAATCGCAGTCTTCGTCGAATACGGTATCGGTGGGGCCGCGGGCGCGGCACCGGTCGCAAGAGAAATGTTTCGAGCAGCCTTCCCACCGGGTAGTTTCAAACGGGTCGTGGAAGCTCCAGAACCCGGTTCCCCCGTTCTTCCGGAGAAATCCAATGATGTCAGATAG
- the mreD gene encoding rod shape-determining protein MreD yields the protein MILEYVVIAAGIFISHFLNGTNALEMWGNKPDFMVLFVLFFALRKGAMAGIWIGFFGGLLSDSGLGGEIVGNVMTYKIGLHSLTFCVMGYLIGKFARSAYHENYLSITLYSLVITLITRVATYFLFSLFFHENLSYSIFSTSIYNAIIAPLFFYLLGKLYRLEQVEA from the coding sequence ATGATCCTCGAATATGTAGTCATAGCTGCGGGCATTTTTATTTCTCACTTCCTAAACGGGACAAATGCCTTGGAAATGTGGGGAAATAAACCGGACTTTATGGTCCTGTTCGTACTTTTCTTCGCGCTTCGAAAGGGCGCAATGGCCGGGATTTGGATCGGCTTTTTCGGTGGGTTACTCTCCGACTCCGGTTTGGGGGGAGAGATAGTCGGGAATGTAATGACTTATAAGATCGGATTACATTCCTTAACGTTCTGTGTAATGGGATATTTGATCGGTAAATTCGCCAGGTCGGCATACCATGAGAATTATCTTTCTATAACTCTTTACTCTTTGGTAATCACCCTAATCACGCGAGTGGCCACTTATTTTCTATTTTCGCTTTTCTTTCACGAGAATTTAAGCTATTCTATCTTCAGTACGTCGATTTACAACGCGATCATCGCTCCGTTGTTCTTTTATTTACTCGGTAAATTGTACAGACTGGAACAAGTGGAGGCTTAA
- the mreC gene encoding rod shape-determining protein MreC yields the protein MLWIQVSKSKETVSLLFCILFSLLSLTFKSNVLVRGIASFQRVGDTVSGSIDGIGSFFKGAYTKLESFETVRQERDACVAAMDEYKLLPQDLDRLGRENETLRRELHFNTRQKFSSVKAEVLSVRLNSIYRTIIIDKGSEAGIKPYMPVTARSVDQKGEIIEALVGKVIAVTGGSAVVQPLINSNFNMGVSIPDSNLWASLSGNSGRGTEALMNYIDSGIVIDPRVFGDYPMGPTEMIQYTESLSKIGKAVYSSGSSGVFPPGIPVGIITEEGPRNGSFKTAFLKPFVRFDMLESVTIVMKLPEKWAETWPEGQNINIENPYFGELNYPKEDREPKNPVPPVQGGTIPPQPQNRKPVKPKVDGGSGFSEEEQNE from the coding sequence ATGCTTTGGATTCAGGTCAGTAAGAGTAAGGAAACTGTCTCCCTCCTTTTTTGTATTCTATTCTCTTTATTATCGCTAACATTTAAAAGTAATGTGCTAGTACGAGGGATTGCAAGCTTTCAAAGAGTGGGGGATACGGTTTCGGGTTCAATCGACGGAATCGGTTCCTTCTTTAAGGGCGCCTATACGAAACTTGAATCTTTCGAAACCGTTCGGCAAGAGCGAGACGCTTGCGTCGCCGCCATGGATGAATATAAACTTCTTCCGCAAGACCTGGATCGTCTAGGGAGGGAAAACGAGACGCTCCGTCGAGAATTGCATTTCAATACGAGGCAAAAGTTTTCCAGCGTGAAAGCGGAGGTTCTTTCCGTTCGTTTGAATTCGATATATAGAACGATCATCATCGATAAAGGTTCCGAAGCAGGGATTAAACCTTATATGCCAGTCACGGCCCGTTCAGTGGATCAAAAGGGCGAAATCATCGAAGCGCTTGTCGGCAAGGTGATAGCAGTCACCGGAGGATCGGCAGTCGTTCAGCCCTTAATCAATTCCAATTTTAATATGGGGGTTTCGATTCCGGACAGCAACTTGTGGGCAAGTCTTTCAGGGAACTCAGGACGCGGAACGGAAGCATTGATGAATTATATCGATAGCGGTATCGTTATCGATCCGAGGGTTTTTGGAGATTATCCGATGGGTCCCACCGAAATGATCCAATATACGGAATCTCTGAGCAAGATCGGAAAGGCCGTTTATTCGTCCGGGTCTTCCGGAGTGTTTCCGCCGGGAATTCCCGTCGGGATCATCACGGAAGAAGGCCCTAGGAACGGAAGTTTCAAGACTGCATTTTTGAAACCTTTCGTTCGCTTTGATATGCTGGAGTCAGTTACGATCGTAATGAAACTTCCGGAAAAATGGGCGGAGACTTGGCCTGAAGGTCAAAATATTAATATTGAAAATCCTTATTTTGGGGAGTTAAATTATCCGAAGGAAGATCGGGAGCCAAAGAATCCGGTTCCTCCGGTGCAAGGCGGAACAATTCCTCCTCAGCCTCAGAATAGAAAGCCTGTAAAACCAAAGGTGGATGGCGGCTCCGGCTTCTCCGAAGAGGAACAAAACGAATGA
- a CDS encoding rod shape-determining protein — protein sequence MIFDKLYGLFSNDMGIDLGTANTLVHVKGQGIVLSEPSVVAVHAATGKVLAVGQEAKRMLGRTPGEIVAIRPMKDGVIADFETVEKMIRYFIAKVHNRTTFVKPRIVIGVPSGITEVERRAVRESAEQAGAREIFLIEEALAAAIGANIPINEPAGNMIVDIGGGTTEIAVISLGGMVIAESIRTGGDEFDEAIIKYLRNQYNLVVGERTAEDIKLTIGNAYPEKKTETMEVKGRDAISGLPRTLELESNEIRKALKEPTDEILDGIKRVLERTPPELASDIVERGIVLTGGGCLLRGLETYLSKETGVPVFRAENPLTCVVLGTGKYLDELKYIKPGIR from the coding sequence ATGATATTCGATAAGCTCTACGGACTATTTTCCAATGATATGGGAATCGACCTCGGAACCGCAAACACGTTGGTTCACGTGAAAGGCCAGGGGATCGTACTCTCCGAGCCTTCCGTAGTAGCGGTGCACGCTGCCACCGGAAAGGTTTTGGCGGTAGGACAGGAAGCCAAAAGAATGCTCGGGAGAACACCCGGTGAAATCGTCGCGATACGACCGATGAAGGACGGAGTTATCGCCGACTTCGAAACCGTGGAAAAGATGATTCGTTACTTCATTGCAAAGGTTCATAATCGGACCACATTCGTGAAGCCACGGATTGTGATTGGAGTTCCCTCGGGAATCACCGAGGTGGAACGTCGTGCCGTCCGAGAATCCGCTGAACAAGCAGGCGCTCGCGAAATCTTCCTAATAGAAGAAGCTTTGGCGGCTGCGATCGGCGCAAACATTCCAATTAACGAACCAGCAGGAAATATGATCGTCGATATCGGCGGCGGGACAACCGAGATTGCGGTGATTTCTCTCGGAGGAATGGTAATCGCAGAATCGATCCGAACCGGCGGGGACGAATTTGACGAAGCAATTATCAAATATTTACGGAATCAGTACAACCTCGTCGTGGGGGAAAGAACTGCGGAAGATATCAAACTGACCATCGGTAATGCCTATCCGGAAAAGAAAACGGAGACCATGGAAGTTAAAGGCCGGGATGCTATTTCGGGTCTGCCCAGGACGTTAGAATTGGAATCGAACGAAATCCGCAAGGCTCTCAAAGAGCCTACCGACGAAATTCTAGACGGGATTAAGAGAGTTTTAGAACGGACTCCTCCTGAACTTGCTTCGGATATAGTGGAGCGCGGAATTGTGCTAACAGGAGGCGGATGCCTTTTACGAGGGCTGGAAACCTATCTTTCCAAGGAAACCGGTGTGCCAGTTTTCCGAGCAGAGAACCCTCTAACTTGCGTTGTTTTAGGTACTGGAAAATATCTAGACGAGTTGAAATATATAAAACCAGGAATCCGTTAA